A single Primulina eburnea isolate SZY01 chromosome 11, ASM2296580v1, whole genome shotgun sequence DNA region contains:
- the LOC140804376 gene encoding IQ domain-containing protein IQM1-like isoform X1: MTLRAESFGKADSVAFTMAKGRNKMRRKNCIKLKNCEPAQLVLETSLSFKDLVQDIRKPGSDCVNLESSTQEIVTAASLPEPAIMFSPCPVSELDAAAVKLQKVYKSYRTRRNLADCAVVVEELWWKALDFAALKRSSVSFFNVEKPETAVSRWARARTRAAKVGKGLSKDEKAQKLALQHWLEAIDPRHRYGHNLHLYYDVWFQSESAQPFFYWLDVGDGKEVNPEKCSRTNLQRQCIKYLGPKERESYEVVIENGKLVYKESGALIDTIEGSKWIFVLSTTRTLYVGQKRKGLFQHSSFLAGGAITAAGRLVAHAGILEAIWPYSGHYLPTEENFQEFLSFLEEHNVDLVNVKRCATDDDRPPLGMDPFEVLNSIHVCDDAITINKDIPMREQEITLVDQKDNPPYNLARRMSCKWSTGAGPRIGCVREYPAELQFRALEKVNLSPRVAYGPPIKDYGPIPSPRPSPNVRLSPRVAYMGLLSPRTPPCPCS; encoded by the exons ATGACATTACGAGCAGAGAGCTTTGGCAAAGCAGATTCTGTAGCCTTCACCATGGCAAAAGGGCGCAACAAGATGAGAAGAAAGAATTGTATTAAGTTGAAGAACTGTGAACCTGCACAGCTAGTACTTGAAACCTCACTTTCATTCAAGGATCTAGTTCAAGATATCAGAAAACCAGGTTCCGATTGTGTTAATTTGGAAAGtagcacacaagagatagtaacTGCGGCTTCTCTCCCTGAACCGGCCATAATGTTTTCTCCATGCCCCGTTAGCGAGCTTGATGCAGCTGCGGTGAAGCTGCAAAAGGTCTACAAGAGCTATCGGACTCGAAGAAACCTTGCGGATTGTGCAGTTGTTGTAGAGGAGTTGTG GTGGAAAGCCTTGGACTTTGCGGCTCTCAAACGGAGCTCTGTTTCATTCTTCAATGTTGAGAAACCAGAAACTGCTGTTTCGCGTTGGGCTAGAGCGCGTACCAGAGCAGCCAAG GTTGGAAAGGGATTGTCCAAGGATGAGAAGGCTCAGAAACTTGCCCTACAGCACTGGCTTGAAGCA ATTGATCCACGCCATCGATACGGACACAATCTACATCTCTATTATGATGTCTGGTTCCAAAGTGAAAGTGCACAACCTTTCTTCTACTG GTTGGATGTTGGAGATGGAAAAGAAGTAAATCCAGAGAAGTGCTCAAGGACCAATTTGCAACGTCAATGCATCAAATATCTTGGACCA AAAGAGAGAGAATCATACGAGGTTGTGattgaaaacgggaaacttGTGTATAAAGAAAGTGGTGCCTTGATCGACACCATTGAGGGCTCAAaatggatatttgttcttaGCACTACAAGAACTTTGTACGTGGGGCAAAAGAGAAAAGGGTTGTTCCAGCATTCGAGTTTCCTGGCTGGTGGAGCCATTACTGCAGCCGGAAGATTGGTTGCTCATGCGGGTATTCTGGAG GCTATTTGGCCATACAGTGGCCACTATCTCCCCACGGAAGAGAATTTTCAAGAATTCCTAAGCTTCCTCGAGGAACACAATGTCGACCTTGTAAACGTAAAG AGATGTGCAACGGATGATGACCGCCCTCCTCTTGGGATGGATCCATTCGAAGTCTTGAATTCAATACACGTTTGTGACGATGCTATCACGATAAATAAAGATATTCCAATGAGAGAACAAGAAATCACATTAGTGGATCAGAAGGATAATCCGCCTTACAACTTGGCCAGGCGTATGTCCTGCAAATGGAGCACGGGAGCTGGACCCCGTATTGGATGTGTTCGAGAGTACCCTGCAGAGTTACAATTCCGTGCCCTTGAAAAAGTTAACCTTTCGCCCCGTGTGGCATATGGACCTCCTATCAAAGACTATGGTCCAATTCCTTCTCCTCGGCCGAGTCCTAATGTTCGACTGTCTCCGAGGGTGGCATATATGGGACTTCTAAGTCCAAGAACCCCTCCCTGTCCATGCAGCTAA
- the LOC140804376 gene encoding IQ domain-containing protein IQM1-like isoform X2, whose amino-acid sequence MAKGRNKMRRKNCIKLKNCEPAQLVLETSLSFKDLVQDIRKPGSDCVNLESSTQEIVTAASLPEPAIMFSPCPVSELDAAAVKLQKVYKSYRTRRNLADCAVVVEELWWKALDFAALKRSSVSFFNVEKPETAVSRWARARTRAAKVGKGLSKDEKAQKLALQHWLEAIDPRHRYGHNLHLYYDVWFQSESAQPFFYWLDVGDGKEVNPEKCSRTNLQRQCIKYLGPKERESYEVVIENGKLVYKESGALIDTIEGSKWIFVLSTTRTLYVGQKRKGLFQHSSFLAGGAITAAGRLVAHAGILEAIWPYSGHYLPTEENFQEFLSFLEEHNVDLVNVKRCATDDDRPPLGMDPFEVLNSIHVCDDAITINKDIPMREQEITLVDQKDNPPYNLARRMSCKWSTGAGPRIGCVREYPAELQFRALEKVNLSPRVAYGPPIKDYGPIPSPRPSPNVRLSPRVAYMGLLSPRTPPCPCS is encoded by the exons ATGGCAAAAGGGCGCAACAAGATGAGAAGAAAGAATTGTATTAAGTTGAAGAACTGTGAACCTGCACAGCTAGTACTTGAAACCTCACTTTCATTCAAGGATCTAGTTCAAGATATCAGAAAACCAGGTTCCGATTGTGTTAATTTGGAAAGtagcacacaagagatagtaacTGCGGCTTCTCTCCCTGAACCGGCCATAATGTTTTCTCCATGCCCCGTTAGCGAGCTTGATGCAGCTGCGGTGAAGCTGCAAAAGGTCTACAAGAGCTATCGGACTCGAAGAAACCTTGCGGATTGTGCAGTTGTTGTAGAGGAGTTGTG GTGGAAAGCCTTGGACTTTGCGGCTCTCAAACGGAGCTCTGTTTCATTCTTCAATGTTGAGAAACCAGAAACTGCTGTTTCGCGTTGGGCTAGAGCGCGTACCAGAGCAGCCAAG GTTGGAAAGGGATTGTCCAAGGATGAGAAGGCTCAGAAACTTGCCCTACAGCACTGGCTTGAAGCA ATTGATCCACGCCATCGATACGGACACAATCTACATCTCTATTATGATGTCTGGTTCCAAAGTGAAAGTGCACAACCTTTCTTCTACTG GTTGGATGTTGGAGATGGAAAAGAAGTAAATCCAGAGAAGTGCTCAAGGACCAATTTGCAACGTCAATGCATCAAATATCTTGGACCA AAAGAGAGAGAATCATACGAGGTTGTGattgaaaacgggaaacttGTGTATAAAGAAAGTGGTGCCTTGATCGACACCATTGAGGGCTCAAaatggatatttgttcttaGCACTACAAGAACTTTGTACGTGGGGCAAAAGAGAAAAGGGTTGTTCCAGCATTCGAGTTTCCTGGCTGGTGGAGCCATTACTGCAGCCGGAAGATTGGTTGCTCATGCGGGTATTCTGGAG GCTATTTGGCCATACAGTGGCCACTATCTCCCCACGGAAGAGAATTTTCAAGAATTCCTAAGCTTCCTCGAGGAACACAATGTCGACCTTGTAAACGTAAAG AGATGTGCAACGGATGATGACCGCCCTCCTCTTGGGATGGATCCATTCGAAGTCTTGAATTCAATACACGTTTGTGACGATGCTATCACGATAAATAAAGATATTCCAATGAGAGAACAAGAAATCACATTAGTGGATCAGAAGGATAATCCGCCTTACAACTTGGCCAGGCGTATGTCCTGCAAATGGAGCACGGGAGCTGGACCCCGTATTGGATGTGTTCGAGAGTACCCTGCAGAGTTACAATTCCGTGCCCTTGAAAAAGTTAACCTTTCGCCCCGTGTGGCATATGGACCTCCTATCAAAGACTATGGTCCAATTCCTTCTCCTCGGCCGAGTCCTAATGTTCGACTGTCTCCGAGGGTGGCATATATGGGACTTCTAAGTCCAAGAACCCCTCCCTGTCCATGCAGCTAA
- the LOC140804377 gene encoding casein kinase 1-like protein 12: protein MEPRVGNKYRLGRKIGSGSFGEIYLGTNFQTNEEVAIKLENVKTKHPQLLYESKLYRILQGGTGIPNVKWFGVEGDYNVLVMDLLGPSLEDLFNFCTRKLSLKTVLMLADQMINRVEFVHSKSFLHRDIKPDNFLMGLGRRANQVYVIDFGLAKKYRDSSTHQHIPYRENKNLTGTARYASMNTHLGIEQSRRDDLESLGYVLMYFLRGTLPWQGLKAGTKKQKYEKISEKKVSTSIESLCRGYPTEFASYFHYCRALRFEDKPDYAYLKRIFRDLFIREGFQFDYIFDWTILKCQQSQMAAPPSRALGPSTGTSFGLPPAIPNVERHLGEEEGRQGATTSSADPTRTRSSRQIVNAGSFSRQKSPVANDSTSKDVMLSSSTFFGKSSGSLRRGVISGTRDTSTMGNDSDPSRSRTPEASTATVNKISIGQRSSPIVMSSEPKYTSYGRTNYDSAIKGIESLRFEDEGRIDEDRNHP from the exons ATGGAGCCGCGAGTGGGGAATAAGTATCGACTCGGGCGGAAAATAGGCAGCGGATCTTTTGGGGAGATATACCTAG GGACGAATTTTCAGACTAATGAGGAGGTGGCAATTAAGCTC GAAAATGTGAAGACAAAACATCCACAATTGCTATATGAGTCAAAGTTGTACAGAATTTTACAGGGCGGAA CTGGCATACCAAATGTAAAATGGTTTGGTGTGGAAGGTGATTACAATGTTTTAGTTATGGACTTGCTTGGACCCAGCCTTGAGGATCTATTCAATTTTTGTACTAGGAAACTTTCTCTGAAGACTGTTCTCATGCTTGCAGATCAAATG ATTAATCGTGTTGAATTTGTCCATTCTAAGTCATTTCTACATCGGGACATCAAACCAGATAATTTCCTCATGGGATTGGGACGGCGTGCAAATCAG GTATATGTCATTGATTTTGGTCTGGCTAAGAAATACAGAGACAGTTCAACCCACCAACATATTCCTTACAG GGAGAACAAAAACTTAACTGGAACTGCACGATATGCCAGCATGAATACTCACCTGGGCATTG AGCAAAGCAGGAGAGATGATTTGGAATCACTTGGATATGTCCTCATGTACTTTTTGAGAGGAAC TCTTCCTTGGCAGGGATTAAAAGCAGGCACTAAGAAAcagaaatatgagaaaattagcGAGAAAAAGGTTTCAACTTCTATTGAG TCGCTTTGCCGGGGTTATCCAACTGAGTTTGCATCATATTTTCATTATTGTCGTGCACTGCGTTTTGAGGACAAACCTGATTATGCGTATTTGAAGAGAATATTCCGCGATCTTTTCATTCGTGAAG GTTTTCaatttgattatatttttgattGGACTATTTTGAAGTGTCAGCAATCACAGATGGCTGCTCCTCCATCCCGAGCTCTT GGGCCGAGTACTGGAACGAGCTTTGGACTCCCCCCTGCAATTCCCAATGTTGAACGTCACCTAG GTGAGGAAGAGGGGAGACAAGGTGCCACCACTTCTTCAGCAGATCCAACTAGAACGAGAAGTTCTAGACAAATTGTTAATGCTGGCAGCTTCTCTAGACAAAAGAGCCCAGTGGCAAACGATTCAACAAGCAAGGATGTTATG TTGTCTAGCTCCACTTTCTTCGGAAAGTCCAGCGGATCGCTGAGACGGGGAGTTATATCCGGAACCCGAGACACTTCCACTATGGGAAATGATTCTGATCCTTCCCGTTCTCGTACCCCCGAGGCTAGCACAGCCACTGTAAACAAAATCTCAATTGGACAGAGAAGCTCACCCATTGTTATGTCATCTGAACCAAAATATACTTCTTATGGGAGGACTAATTACGACTCTGCAATAAAGGGTATTGAGAGCCTGCGTTTTGAGGATGAAGGAAGGATTGATGAAGATAGAAATCATCCTTGA